Below is a genomic region from Vicia villosa cultivar HV-30 ecotype Madison, WI unplaced genomic scaffold, Vvil1.0 ctg.001291F_1_1, whole genome shotgun sequence.
tttcTGGTTAAAGAATAAGCAAGCATTCTTCACCTTTCTTGTTCGGATGCGCTTAAGCGATGTGTCGAGCTGTTGCTCCAAACTCTGAAGCTCTTTCACACTTAAAGGATCCAGATCATGTCCCACAAAGTTCCTATATTAAAGAGAGCATAAGATTTTCAAACTAGTTTTGAGTAAGTTGAATTTCAATATGATAGTAACTGCATCACGCAACAGATAACAGGACAGTTAAATCTGAATCCAAAACCAACTGCATTTAGATTCAACCGTCCTGCATTCTGTTGCATGGTGCAATAAAGTATTCAAATGCAGACCGAAGTGTTCGGATACTCTATAGCCGTTGCGCGGTGCATGTGTCCATAACATTAAGTAATTTTAGAACATTCTTAAAACCTAAAAGTAATAGATATCATAATTATAATTACTATTActataataaaacctaaaaaaatacCTTAAGTTCCTCTCCAAGACTTGAACCTTAGCAGTTAGCTTCATGTATTCAAAAGTCCAATTTCCCTACAATATAAAATGATCTCAATcactataaatatatatattcattttcatGCTATAGttcaagcatgttcatatattgTTTAATTTCTCTTTGTAATATTTCAATATAAATTTCATGTTTCAATGAAATACTTTACCGGTGTTTCATTTGTAGCAGCTCCAGTAAGTTCTGTATGATTTTGTCTTTCATATTTTTCCAAAATATCTTCCATACTTTtccatataaatcaaataaaaagctATCAAACACTAAAAATATATTACATGCATTTAGAAAAATATACAACAAATATTCATGCTAATGTACACAAATAATAAGTGTCTATTTGATTGTTTTTCTTAAGCAAGAATTATATTGATAGGAGAATCCAAGTTCTCAAACTTGAAACAAAAAAATCCCGAGCTACTCTTCGGGAGGAAAATTACAGTCCAATTGCATCTTAGGATAAAAAATAAGATTTCTATTAAACTCGCAAAAATTACAATTGGGCTAAAATATAATACGGCTAAAATATAATTTGTCcccaataatttatttttcttacacttttaTTTTAGTCCTTAGTTTGATTTCTATAAATGCTATTGAACCTTAGCACAAAAAATCCATGTTTCTAAACACCATCACATGCAACATTTAcaagaaaaaacaaataataattcaTGTTGGCTAGAGATAATCTTGATAGATAGAAAGTGTAAGATTTATTGTAATCAgaatatatatacaaaacaaaataatatattaaaatatttttggcaAGAACTTATGCCATTATCTTGCTGCTAAAATTATGAACAAAGAACTTATTCTTATTATAATCCAACTTGAATAAATTCAAGTTATTACTATACttagttttaaaacaaacaatgaaatagtACTATATGAATATTATATGAAAGAATATGACATTTTTGTTGAAACAGAAAATCTCTTAATCCACATGTCTATGTTATGttgtttcttctttttctatAAGAACCAGGAATCCTGAAaacttttaacttcattttttcctCTGACTATATACTACTTTTGTACTATACTACAATTtaggaaaatatatatttttttatacatcACATTGTATTTCCtacagtttttatttatttattatttatataatagaaatatataaacttgggaatatattttttgtatatatgtATAGTCCTTGCTTGGTTAGGTCATAGGTTTACTTAGGTTATAAATAGATTCTTACTCACGGTGGTGTATATCTAGGTTATTATAAAAACCTAGATTAGGGTATATACTATATAGCTCTAGGGTAAGAGACTTATATATACACAGCTGTTAtgtagatttaatttaattaattctataTGGACTAAAGTTTGATTAGTTATATAtgtttatacaaaaaaaaaaaaactaagtactGGTTTTTATTAATAAGAAAAATAGATAATAGATATATAATAGGGTActttctttttgaaaaagaaaaaaatatattaattagtgTTAAGCACattgcaaaaaaaaatttatacagggtatttgaaaaaaaaaattagtgttAACCAATTTGCaaacatatttaaatttttttaatataaacctctaaaaaaaaatattctttatgatttaaaatgaatAATGTAGTTCAAAGTTTTTGCATAtagttgaaaaataaaacaaagttgTTAAAAGATAAAACTTAatattactaaattaattttattaatgtgttgaaAATAGGGTGcactataataattaaaaaaaatatttataatattgaaAAGTAAGAATGATATTCAatctattataaatttaatttattaaaatgaaattttattaaattttaaaatggagGTAGTATATTAGAAACATCCTAATGTTTAGAATACTCCACCaatttacaaaattaaaaattttatattttctatttaaaaatccAAGATCAAGATAGGTTTTATTTTATCCACAACTTGAGTTATATCTTCTACTTTGTCTTCAAAAATGTAAGTATATTAatagtatattagtattttctctTTAATCAAAGCAAGAACTTAGATCATTTACCTCATAGCTAAAactctttttttaaattattaacatTAGTATGTTCTCATTCATTACTCATTAGAATATAAATTTGAATCATATAACTTCAAACTAGTTGATCTATTAAAaacaatcttcttcatcatccataCATAAACACAATGCATGTAGTTatactattattatatttataatatataataactactatttcaaaagaggtaaaaaaAACCTGTTTCTCCTCAACAAGAGACACGTATTGATACATCTTGAATTGAACTTGACACTATATATTACAGTGAAGTTGAAGAAGAATATGCATTGTCATGTCCATGAATCATTTAAATTGTACAAACACTTCACCAAAAGTAACAAAGATATATCTTCCAGAAGTATGGCTTTTGATAGAAGTAAAAAAAGGTTTGGATAGTGATACACGATTATGTGACCAGACCCTAAAATAGAGAACCAAAGTACACTCAAACAGCACCTTCAAGTACTCATCATGATTCATGAGTAGTATACTTGCCAAATTTAAATTTTCAGTTAGGTAAAAGTGTCATAAAAACTCactaacatatataaaaaaaaaaaacctaatatcataagaataataatattaaaaaaaaaaattatattaattaaaatttcatgGTTTATAAAAAAATGGATCCAAAACTActaaaatcatatataaatatatagatTATTGCACCTTATTTATACAATTTAAATTCTTCTAAAACATATGTATATAGAAATTGAtaacaataaatataaatatattgattGATATTACTAACCTTGGTGCTGAGGAATACTCAAAAAGTTTTCCTTTGGTAGAGAACATAATCAAAGCAACTTGAGCATCACAAAGAACAGAAATTTCATTAGCTTTCTTGAGAAGTCCAGTTCTTCTTTTGAAGAATGTTACTTGCTGACTTGTTTTGTTCTCGATCCGTTTCAATTGAACCCTACCTCTTCCCATGACGACGATGAAgacgaagatgaagatgaagaagatgaaaatttgtttatatttttgacCTAGGTTCAAGAAATTCTTGATCTAGTTGTGATGAATGAGAAAGAAGGAATAATCAAATTGAAATGAGTAAAGAGAGAGAGATATATAGGCTAAAAAAAGTAAGACAAGGGGTTATATATAAAGAAAGATGGATAAAGAAGGAAACCCTAGGAAGAGTAGATAGAGAGTATATAGTATTGTTCACCTGAAGGGAATTGAAGAGGTTGAGATGAAATATTGGATGGTGTATAATTAATAGAGTATAGGATGGAGACCTTTCTATTTTTACTAGTATTCAAATTTAGTATAGGGATATTAAATTATTATCGTATTTAAATTATTATCATGTCGGTAACAAGTTGAATTTTATATCTAGAAAAATTGTAGGTTGTAATTAGAAgcaaaatcttaaaaaaaaagattCTTATTCGAAAATAACCGCGACAAAATTGTATTGGAATGTGTTGATAATGATACATTTATTTATCGTTTTAATGGTAAGGAAtaagttttttttgttaatttaccTTGGAACGATTGTAATTAGTGTTACAAAAATCGTGAAAGTTTTTATACGATCACAACGAGTCTGCAACCGTCATTTAAAATTATGGTTTGAAGTATAAAATTTGATTTatagttttattgatttttttttatcatgatctCTTACTAgagtttatatttatttatttatttgcaaaaaTAATAGAGTTTTGTATAActatgatttaaaaaataaattgtttaataGTTAAAAAACGCTAAAATGATAAGTAAATTAATTTGAATGAAGGATAAatttgtatttaaaataaaaataataaaatgtaagtaaaaaataatttcaaaagatTAAAAGAAGCTACAATGAAACCAATTTAATGAATAGTCCATGATCTATCAAGTAAatacttaaatattattattttttatttatgtgaattgAAAATATTTCAAAGACTATTTACTACATGGGACACTTAATATatgattcttttaaaaaataactattttttaaatattcattttgttaaatttaaatatatttatgaattttcatttttttaaaaaattttaaattaaaattggttgattttaaaattttcagttgtattaattatttattcactaaatactcattattattctatttttatacGATTATtatcaaataatataataaaaaataatatatcaataaaaaattaaatttgaaaaaaatattaattattaaaaaataaaataattttttttttgaattcataTGATTTATTCAATAAAGTTCTATATTTACTTTTACACttcaataattaaatataagagactaatattttagaaaaatccagttattatatattttttcatatttatcataattttgttgataaaatataaatttaattatattttccccCATATTTAaccttttatatattatattatatttcaaaCTTTTTTTACCATAAGTTAGAGAGTAATATTTTAGAAAATCCACTTATTATATAGTTTTTCATATTTATTGTAATTTTtcgataaaaatataaatttaattatatatatatatatatatatatatatatatatatatatatatatatattcacatttAACCTTTAATATATGATATATTAAATCTCTAACTTTTCTACTATACGTTAGTAAATCCTGTTCTAAATCACAGAGTGAGCTGTAAGAAAATTTTCCTCATCATTAAtgaaaaccaaaaaagaaaaaaaatctatacAAATAGGTATTGTGTTGAGTTGAtatttagagagagaaagagagaagataGTGGTCACTCTAGGACAATAAAGTGGGAATAAACTTTGAAACGAACGGAAGAGATAAAACGACCAAGAAACTAGGATTAGAAGAGTACAAACGTTGTCTAGTTCTGATTGGTCGAAAGCCTCTCAGTACCACACGTTGTCTAGTTGTGATTGGTGCAAAGTGTTAGAGTTGGTTGATGGTCTAGTCTTGACATAGCATGGTGTTGAGGAGACATATTGTACGATGATTTTGGTggcattatattaatattattattctaTGTTTATTGTTATAAGTTAAGGTtacatatattaataataaaaaaaacagtaTTATAGTATAAGATTTAGAAAAGGGAAACAGGGTTTGTTTTCATgtgttgttgtgtttgtgttgtgaCACTCAAGCTTTGCTTGTAATTGGTTGACGGCGCCTCTTGAAATCACTCACTGTTCCCTTCTATTCTATATAGGTTTTTCAGTGTTTGGAGTTTTACTACTACTACTACCTCTCAAAAGAAGACACCAAATATTCAAGGTTTTCTTtttgagaaaaaatatatatatttgtactTGTGAATTTGTGTTGTTGGATTAGACAACAAGATTTATGGTTTTGAGAGGTGCATTGTGTTATAACAACAAGTGTGCTAATTTTATGGTACTAACCGAAGGAAAATGATAGAATTAATTAGTTTGATAAATAGTAATATAAGTAAACTTTAATATAACAATGaaagttataaatatatatttatatatatatatatatatatatatatatatatatatatatatatatatatatatatatatatatatatatatatatatatttaagcgctttgttttatgtttatctcttatttaataaatattgttATATGGTTTTTTTTAACCAATGatatttgattaattcaaaaaaatcagaaaacatAAGGCGATCTGATACGATCCAGTCTCAAGAATCCAAGGTCCTAATTACAACCAGCCAAAATTAGCCTAAACCTATAACATTAAATAGGCTATGTGAAGTCTGAGCTTTATATGAGCCCAACACCTGTAAACTATAATATCTATGACATATCTCCCAATCCTATTCATATTCACATTGTTGCAAAAAATGGTATCATTTCGGAGCTTCCAAAAAACATATATGGTTTCTGCTGCAACACACATAATGACTTTGGATCTTCAATTCTTTCCCTTGCAACTTTGGATTAGCCAGTCGAGCTCACCATCCCACGCCTTCGAGACATGTTGAGTTTGCAGCCAACTCAAAACTGCTGTCCAAATGCACTTCAACCTGCAACAATCAAACAAAATATGTTGAATAGTTTCATGTTTAGAGCAGAAAACACATTTCTCATCTGCCACCAGCCCAAATTTCTTCAGTCTTTCCTTGGATGCCAGTCTTCCATTACAAGCTAGCCAAAGGATGGACATAACACGAGGTCTTGCAATATTTTGATAGATGATTTTCCTCCAGCTAACTTTGTTGTTGTGAATCTGTAGAGCTCTATAAACTTCCTTCATCTTGAATCTATCCACCATATTTTGCTGCACTTGAATATAAAGGCCCTACTACTTTAGAATCTGTTTCAAAACCCAAGAGAACCTTACTTTGCAATCAACTTGCTATCTGGttctttaaatatataaattcatTAGATAAATTAGTTATTATGTTAAATTTTAACCTTAAAGATGTAAGATGTGAAAATattgttaattatattttttaacttaAATAATTTGATTCTTGTTATGGGGTGAAATCAAGGTTGGTCGATTGGTGATGAAGTAATGTTTGTTATGATGAATTTGAGTTTTTGATACGGTGGAGAAAAGGGCTGACCTACAAGGTTAGCACTTCAATGCCTAACTCagtatgaaaaaaaaaagttgtgagaaaatgagaatgaatttgaatactTGAGAGATGACACATGTTTCATATTAAATAGGTGGAGCAATTTACAATAAAAATCATGGACTGAGGCGTGGATCGCGTCAGCCAACAGATTGATATGGACGGTCAGCAGAGCTCTAGTGGACGAAATTACCTGCTCCATGGGAAAAAATGCCTACTTGTTATTCGCGCTCTACCACTTTTATTATATCATTGGGTCTTTCGTCTCGGGCATTCTGGATGACCCATAACAGTTGCCCCTAAAGCATTTGTCTCTGATTTGTAGGGTGAGGGTTTACCTTACATGATATAGATTGCCTGCTTGGTCTAGGAATGTGAAAGCCTTTGATGGGACGTCACTGACATTAGGAACAAACATATTCAATACCTTTCTCATAATATGTATTGTTTCATTGGGAATAACTAAAATCTGTACCTATGCTAGTTAGTGATGATGCTTCCTATTTTTTATAATCTTAGAGTTTTTTGAACGATCTTCGATGAAATTTCAATCGTTGGTGCTGCATAATGGATCATACGATTTAAATggacaaaacacacaaaatagaTATCTGAGGCAACATTTTACTCTTTTTCTGCCATTGGTGACTTGGGCCATTACTTTTCTCTGCTTTCTACCACCATTGTCTCTTGCGAGTTTCACTGCTCCAATTTTTGGTGGAATTTGTACATGATCTTTGTTCATATATGTATTTTTGTGGTCGACATGCTTGTACCTGACATGTTCATATCCAATAAATGAATAAGATTTCCGATTCTTGTTCTAAAATGTATATTTCAGTTTTGTTACTTACCATTAATCACTTAATTGTATAAGATTTGAATGGATCCCCTAGACGTTCCCAAGATGACCTTCATGTCGAATCATTGTGACTATTACTATAATGTCATACCCTTCAGCCTCAAGAATGCTGGCGCCACCTACCAACGACTCATGGGCGTTGTGTTCCCCAACCAGATAGGGTGGAACCTGGAGGTCTTTGTTGACGACATGATAGTGAAAACCATTAAAGGGAACAACCATACTGCAAACTTAGAGGACCTCCTACAGTCAGTCAAGAAGTACAGCATGCACTTGAATTGCGCCAAGTGCTCTTTTGGGGTTCAAACTGGGAAGTACCTTGGATTCATGCTAACAAAGAGAGGCATTAAATCCAATATAGATAAATATCAGGCTATCATCAATATGAGAAGCCCCACTGTAAcacagtgggagaactgactttttgaaatgtttcacaaacaaatgttgcggtgagcaagagtcgccaccgacttttattttatccaatttggaaaggaaaaaagaacaagaaaggaccttttaaaagactttgagttcgggggataggttatacaaagggaaggtgtaagcaccctttgtatccatggttatccatgggctcttaattgcttagctcactttttttgtttcaaaatgtttgaagtgtagtgtgtgaatagaaaagttttgaataagaactttagcttgtaaataagcgtagtctttttgaattgattCTTTGAAAAAAAGgcgtgaaaagtaatttgaaagtttgatttgattatgagcaagcaactaggagcacctaccctaagagtgtctttcttgttctttaagtttttcgtttgaaagggctatccataccataaagagggcaggtagtcctttcattggatttaaaaagggtcatcggaattatcgttcgccataagactgtccctaccataaaaagggcaggtagtctcagGGAAGGATGAAATAGCCGTTAAGGCAAtcatgaggataccttagcaattgggacaatcatcatttaccgaggcaacatcgagggaaaAGATCATTTTTCTgttaggcaacttcgaagggacatatgatcttatgatgatttatgaactgagggaaacatttgctttaggtatcctcgtattcgagggacttgactattttagaatttaaaggcaacaggcaacatgcagcataagaagggttaccttaaaggtgtgtgtgtggcacaatcatgtggttaagttCAGATATTTATATTGTAAATAAGCGgtttaattcattttaacaaggcttgcactccttagaattactaaccacgcataaATATAAGACAGAAATTAaagatcctacgctattacaataaatacCTGtgaatgcagaaaaataaagacgGAAAGAAAAAAccctacaactattacaataaacacctgcaggcaAATATAGAggcaaaatagaaaaaaaaaacctaagctattacacggctttggggcagttacaataaTATTGCAAAAAAATAAACAGGCAAGGCAAATGGCATAAGGCAAACAAAATGTATTTAGAAAAGAGGGTAAACAAACCCTGGATTTTTagaaaatgtttttgaaaaagaaggtaaatgaaattaaaaataaaaagaaaagtttttttttgaaaataacctaCCTAAGACCCCTATGGTTACCTAGGGTTTTAATTTAATCGGGgctagacaaaccctaaaaattaattattggttttaacctaattaattttaaaatcgactaatcctaattaattatttttataaaccctAAATTGATTTTATCctaaattaattctaatttttaaactaattaacctaattaaattaattataatttatcttaaaaataattattaaattaattattataattaatcttaaaaaaactaacctaataaaattaatcttaattaaaaaactaattaaatttattaactattaactaaattaatcaaaaaacgaaaattaattatatatatattttttaatttttaaagagaaaataaaagaaagaaaaagaataaattttgaaaggatttttaaaaaattaaaatcttaaaaaaaaaacaaataaaataaaagagaataaaaagaattaaaaaagctTAGCGTATGGATCTGGTGCAGCATGCTCAGGAAGGTCCATTGTGTGCCATCAGGTTTGTAGGCGTTGTATCAATCTGGAAGCGGATCCAACGGCTGATGAAGTGAATGCACGTCGTATGCGTCTGAGCGAAATACACTGGATCCAGGGGGGAAAACGCGCGCCAGGTTTGAATCTGGCCAACCACAAgtcgccacgcatcatcttcctCCTCTCTCCGTCGTCTTAGCTCTGTAACCTTTACCTACGAACGTTCGTCCGTTGCCATAGCCCTTGCAATTCACAAAATCTTGTACGCATAGCAAAAATAAATTCTAAAGGCATGGATGAACTCGTTTCATCATCCCGAGTCCAATGGTGGTCCTCTTATTGGTCAATTTTCCATATACAAAGAAACCCTAACAAGGAGCttcaaaccctaacaatggtagaATCTCCATACGAGCAGA
It encodes:
- the LOC131634420 gene encoding truncated transcription factor CAULIFLOWER A-like, with amino-acid sequence MGRGRVQLKRIENKTSQQVTFFKRRTGLLKKANEISVLCDAQVALIMFSTKGKLFEYSSAPSMEDILEKYERQNHTELTGAATNETPGNWTFEYMKLTAKVQVLERNLRNFVGHDLDPLSVKELQSLEQQLDTSLKRIRTRKNQVMNQSISELHKRARALQEQNSKLAKTKEKEKMVNEHPQRFIESNGIGQCSSTLNLGFQPQVLPQQRLVPSLSLSGAIQARGSLEFEETGEAQTVPINNNNNLIPAWMLQHLTN